A region from the Leishmania panamensis strain MHOM/PA/94/PSC-1 chromosome 20 sequence genome encodes:
- a CDS encoding hypothetical protein (TriTrypDB/GeneDB-style sysID: LpmP.20.0430) encodes MAGVSSFEVQLSPYVPPLKWCRAVDGVFGSHHSVCSTYTCLIGESRDDDDDAGAAHPSELWEERDGLRRPSKTAVDAATTTAAQRTFSVSPPMRMPRWEGTPAATETSFRSSTLRNGDVPLRVAAVLNGNVPLDDASSSTPGTRVLCLVALDGSLLTGSAPPDSPSLSWSKDLFYTVGDFVSREVMPRVSLRLIDGRWARAEASEHLLDDVCQVRQVLGRSYVVQYSSDSATAGSARARSIVIVLDLSVPLQKLLVTIPSMRSSSLPSLAEGKAERWRRRLAAQFAEAVQDTIGQLVSLHPDMFAFTREDAATVEGAPTVQLSRGPTHFTREMHCRSIAASVAQISSLSPHPAFVEEVVRLLWGCETDTDGTEATAATTRSGESLRVLQRQPDQIQRRIEERLLSVIRP; translated from the coding sequence ATGGCGGGAGTCTCGTCCTTTGAGGTCCAGCTCTCCCCGTACGTGCCCCCGCTGAAGTGGTGTCGCGCCGTGGACGGCGTCTTCGGCTCGCATCACTCGGTATGCAGCACTTATACGTGTCTCATCGGTGAGTCGcgcgatgacgacgatgatgccggtgctgcgcacCCAAGTGAGCtgtgggaagagagggatggTCTCCGCAGACCCTCCAAGACGGCGGTCGATGCtgctaccaccaccgcggcgcaACGGACGTTCAGTGTCAGTCCACCTATGCGGATGCCGCGTTGGGAGGGCACACCCGCCGCGACGGAAACGTCCTTCCGCTCCTCCACTCTTCGCAACGGAGACGTCCCCCTTCGTGTGGCGGCCGTGCTGAACGGAAATGTGCCTTTGGACGACGCCTCCAGCTCGACACCCGGCACGCGCGTCCTGTGCTTGGTGGCGCTTGATGGCTCGCTTCTCACAGGAAGCGCGCCCCCTGATTCCCCTTCGCTGTCGTGGTCAAAGGACCTCTTTTACACTGTAGGTGACTTCGTGTCACGTGAGGTCATGCCACGGGTATCTCTCCGACTGATCGACGGCAGATGGGCGCGTGCAGAGGCATCAGAACACCTGCTCGATGATGTCTGTCAGGTGCGGCAAGTGCTGGGAAGGAGCTACGTCGTACAGTACTCTTCGGACAGTGCAACCGCAGGCTCTGCACGTGCTCGTAGCATCGTGATAGTGCTGGACCTTTCTGTCCCTCTCCAAAAACTCCTCGTCACCATCCCGTCGATGCGctcgtcctccctcccctccttaGCGGAGGGCAAGGCGGAGCGGTGGAGACGCCGCCTGGCGGCCCAATttgcagaggcggtgcaggacACCATCGGTCAGCTTGTCTCTCTGCACCCGGACATGTTTGCCTTTACACGCGAGGACGCAGCAACGGTGGAGGGCGCGCCCACGGTCCAGCTGTCCCGCGGGCCTACGCACTTTACCCGCGAgatgcactgccgcagcaTCGCGGCGAGCGTTGCCCAgatctcctccctctccccccaccccgccttCGTAGAGGAGGTAGTGCGGTTGCTCTGGGGGTGTGAGACAGACACCGACGGCACCGAGGCCACTGCAGCCACGACGCGCAGTGGTGAGAGCCTGCGTGTCCTACAGCGGCAGCCAGACCAGATACAGCGCCGTATTGAGGAACGGTTATTGAGTGTCATACGCCCCTGA
- a CDS encoding hypothetical protein (TriTrypDB/GeneDB-style sysID: LpmP.20.0440), which produces MQLRVRLLYLEFMYLLPQLKGFYRPQGAAAANSTYPASGVTISKPCYLRLPDDHPACALLRRAHTAELQSHRQDKRSTGASLSHTTAADAKAPPTLVDVSTAVNAASHMTVFKLQRDSEKVLVTPFMPANWDNNNSIRPFPSPAGHPPPQAQGAAEAEYRARVQRLFYANALVPVGSPEWKRCLARGRYELRSIHNVVHVRKYRALHKRYSWASQLSRTELEAAWGGNVEEVEQALLGLSNKDVYGYSSNDTDGEEEAKGGATQEDHAGQA; this is translated from the coding sequence ATGCAGCTGCGGGTTCGCTTGCTTTATCTGGAGTTTATGTATCTCCTCCCTCAGCTGAAGGGCTTCTACAGGCCACaaggcgcggctgctgcgaatTCAACATATCCCGCGTCAGGCGTGACGATCTCGAAGCCCTGCTACCTCCGTTTACCAGACGACCaccctgcgtgtgcgctaCTGCGCCGTGCCCACACTGCCGAACTGCAAAGCCATCGGCAGGACAAGCGGTCCACTGGTGCATCGCTGTCTCACacgactgctgctgacgcgaAGGCGCCGCCAACTCTGGTTGATGTGAGCACGGCTGTCAATGCCGCATCCCACATGACGGTTTTCAAGCTgcagagagacagcgagaAGGTCCTCGTGACACCCTTCATGCCCGCCAACTGGGACAACAACAATTCAATCAGGCCATTTCCATCACCAGCAGGGCATCCTCCGCCGCAGGCGCAGGGTGCCGCGGAGGCCGAATaccgcgcgcgtgtgcagcgcctcttctACGCAAACGCCCTGGTCCCCGTAGGCAGCCCGGAGTGGAAGCGCTGCCTCGCGCGTGGCCGCTAtgagctgcgcagcatccACAACGTAGTGCATGTTCGCAAGTACCGCGCGCTGCACAAGCGGTACAGCTGGGCGTCACAGCTCTCGCGCACGGAGTTGGAGGCCGCGTGGGGCGGCAacgtggaagaggtggagcaggcgctgcttgGGTTGTCGAATAAAGATGTATATGGCTATTCAAGCAATGACACcgatggagaagaagaggcaaagGGCGGCGCGACCCAAGAAGATCATGCGGGGCAGGCGTAG
- the S25 gene encoding ribosomal protein S25 (TriTrypDB/GeneDB-style sysID: LpmP.20.0450) encodes MPPKAGQTKKAKMEAANKGAKKTTKKWSKGQSREALQNAVMFDKETYDKLRSEVPKYKLITPSIISDRLKIAVSIAAAGLKQLCREKLIRLVSCSSKTRVYTRIVQAASAEATTAAPAAE; translated from the coding sequence ATGCCGCCGAAGGCTGGTCAGACGAAGAAGGCCAAGATGGAGGCCGCCAACAAGGGCGCGAAGAAGACCACGAAGAAGTGGAGCAAGGGCCAGTCCCGTGAGGCTCTACAGAACGCCGTGATGTTCGACAAGGAGACGTACGACAAGCTCCGCAGCGAGGTGCCCAAGTACAAGCTCATCACCCCCTCGATCATCTCTGACCGCCTCAAGATCGCCgtctccatcgccgccgctggtctCAAGCAGTTGTGCCGCGAAAAGCTCATCCGCCTGGTGTCGTGCTCCAGCAAGACCCGCGTGTACACGCGTATCGTGCAGGCTGCTTCGGCTGAGGcgaccaccgctgctccgGCTGCCGAGTAA